The Capsicum annuum cultivar UCD-10X-F1 chromosome 3, UCD10Xv1.1, whole genome shotgun sequence genomic sequence ATACACAACACACATAGTGGTACACCTTCAAGATGAGACTCCTAAACAAATTTCACTATTGGGAATCAACTGCATTGCAGAGGATTTGTATAATACATGTAGCGCTGTGCTTTGAACATGAGATTCGTCAAATTCCACTATTgggtatacaacaacaacaacaaacccagtgtattcccacatagtgaggtctgggaagggtaagatatacgcagttcatacctctacctctaaagaagtagaaaggttgtttccgatagacccccggctcgagacaagGAAATTCCACTATTGGGTATGAACAGGAAAATACAGCAGATTCAGGAGCTTGAacacttgtttttttttaattatttgaactaAAACACTTTATATGGATCAAATCAGGAAAATCTAGCCCTCAAAACTAGCACCTAATTAACACATTCCTTATCAACCACTTCTCATACCTTGTAAAAAGTGTTGAACAGGTTGCACAACAATTGGAGTGAATGAATGCTACTGTCACGTGGCCATTCATCATTAGAGCTCAGATTCTCTTTTCCAGCATGTCTGACATGATCAAAAATGGGAAATAGCACGCGGTGAAAGATGTTCTCCCAAAACGTGGAAGAAAATTTGCCACCTCTCTCGTTCAGCAAATCAAATAGGACCTCAAGTGCACAGTTTCTAACCTCTGGTCTAGGATCAGAGGTCAGATCAGACAGACCAGCCAGCATTGGGAACCAAAAATGCTCCGTAACGTCACAAGTCGCATCTTCAGCAGTGTCAACTGGCTTCAAAGCACCACCAGGTATAAGGCCCTGAAACCCATTTTCACACTAAATAAGATCAGCAGAAACTTAAGCATTTGTTTAGGGAATAACAGAGCCTTAAAAATGCAACTGAGTGCCAGATCGCCTGCATGAAGATGATTATCGAACGTAAGAGAAGATATTTACATATCGCCTCCATCATAGCGATTCTTAAAACATACCCAGTGTCGTAGTGATTCTTACAGCATTTTAAAATTTAAGGTTAATTTTCACAATTGCTTGGGTCCCATTAAATGGAAAATCCAGTGTTGTCAACGTGCTGAGCGCTTCGCGTAGCTTAATGTGCACTTTAGTGTCGTCATGAAGGTTCTAAAGCATACTTTCCCTAGCCAATGAGCCGAGGCGACactaaaaaattgatatttcacaTTATTGTAATTTTTTCGATTTCTTTGTTCATGTAGTTGTCTttcatgcttataattattagCCTTAGACGAGACATAGATTTGTAATTTTCTCCCTTTGTGCCTTTCTTCATTAAGCCCACGCTTTATTTTGCGCTTAAAGCCCTAATGAACCTGAGAGCTTTTTTGTGCTTTTTGCTTTCTACAGCGCTGGGAAAAGAAACTGTCATTGACGATACATGGCATATCAGAAGGACACCTTGAagataaaataatgaatgaaactGGACTTGACAAGGAGGAGAAGCCTCTCAACTAAGTGAGAGCTCAGGCAACAAACCTCTGCAAGACGATCCTCGCATATACGAAGTAGTGCAATTGCCTTCAAACTGATTCTGTGAGAGGTCTTGTTGTTGGCAAATCTAATCAAGCAATTGACACAGTCCAAGAAGCAATCTCCAACTACTTGATCAAAGTGCTCCAATATAACTACAAGATCATTTTAACAGTAATACTATAACTAAGCCTTCCGCAATGGAATCTGAATAGAAACATACAGAAGCAATTTTAAAATAGATCCCCACCCTGCTCAACGTTCTCAAACGCACTTTCAACAATCGTCTCTAGTTCATCATCTGCTGCAGCTGTGAATATCATGAACACACTTCGCCAACCAGACTTAATACTTCCCACCTTCGATTTTATCATCTGCTACCATGCAGGAATCAGAGTAtttcccaaaaaaagaaaaagaaactcaaGAAAAAGATATGACGCATACGTACTTGCACAATGCAATCGACAATAAGCCTCCTTATGGTTTCACTTCGACTGCTTCGCATAAGAACGACAAACGGTTTTAAGATATCATTCTGGAAGGTAAAATTGGCAAGTTCAGCACGCTCCAAATACTTCATACCAAGTTGACGAAGAGAATCTATGGCATACATAGCAACTTTCTCTTCAGGATGACTCCCAGCAAAAATAAAATGAGTAGCCAGAACAGACCATATTCTCGCCCAAACCTGGAAGGTCATTTCAGAAAATATCTTAGGGAAATGCAAGGCAGTTACAATCAATTAATTCACTTGCACTAACAAAACTATGCAGCACCTCGACCTAGTTATCAAAGCTAAGCTGATTCCTATGGTGCCACAAGAGATGCAGCTCCATAGCTAAATGAACTTCAATGAATTGGTACTTCTAGTCAAATTGGCTATTGGAGGTGGAAATGCACCCACTTAGGTGCTAAGGTTCTTTATGTGAtcaaacaaattaataatattgagaAAGGGAAGCATCAGagaaatccatagaaaaatttgCCACAATACACAGAAGAAATTAATTAGTAATACTAGTCATCTGATAAGCTATTGGAGGTGGAAACACACCCACTTAGAAGATAACATTCCTTTATGTGACCAAACCAAGCAATAATATTGAGAAACGAAAGCATAAGAGAAATAGACAAATTTGTCACAATACATCAGAACAAATTGTTCTACTAAAATCTTTCTCAAAAGATTTGCTCCAAAATTGATAATATATCAGTGGTATCAATATAATCCAAATGAAAACAACTATAAGTGGAAAGAGCATAACATCTCATCCATGATTCAATAAGCTTTTATTTCAGATAACTTCATGCTTATTAAACATTATTTCCTTGTTCCTTTAATCAAAACAACTGCTTCCATCTAAAGTAGCTTATTACAATTATTGGCTTCAGATGGGTCATGCCTGACAGTATCAAGGATGCCTACACTAGTTGGATTTCTTGGTAAGTTGATAATCCGTCAGACAAGTCTGGGAATGATCCCTGCTTCTATTTTTTGGTGTGTTTGGAATAAGAGGAATAGAAAATGTTTTGATGGAATATCAACTCCAAACCACTCCATTAAGGCTAGATGTCTTTTAGATTTGTGTAGCTGGAATAGACTATCCCCTGTAAATTCtcatttgaattttttggacttctATCAGCTCTTTATCCTTAGCATGGGTCTCATTGTAACAGAGATAACAATCTCACTCATTTGTAACTATTCTGCAACTTGCATCTTCTTGATGCCATTTATAATACTACTTCATCAGAaaaagatgtatcacaataaattaaaacaaacaagAAATAAGGATTGAAGTTTAATGATGGCCTACATTCGAGTGAGCTCCACTCTGGCACTAACATAAATGTATTGCACACCTGCAGGATAAAACCCCCAAAGACACATGCAAACAACATACAATTCAAATATAATCATTTTGAAATAAAATCTCCAGAAGCCACAGGAGTAGATCTacactaaaaatagaaaagaactCTAGACATGAAAAAGAATGTCTCGAGACACTGAATTTAAACCTTCTAAAACTAAAGAGTAAAAGGCAAGTAAAGAATAGATATGAACTCCGCATTGATGAGTTTATAAAATTGTTTACTATGTTAGTTTTACCTCTTAGTAAATTAAGTACAACGAAAAAATAATTCCACATGAcacaataaattaaatatttgtaaTACATTAAGTTTGCAGTTAGCATGATTATCCCTTGAGCCACAATTAGAACTGCACTAGCATTATTTGTGATAAGTATTGCGCACACTAGGCAACAAGAGGTAAAGAGATGGATAACTAAATAATACAGCCAAATCACCTATCAGGTCAATGTCAAAAATTTACCGAACACTAATATCACTTGAATGGGTGGAGCAATTACCATTCTTATGCGAGCCATGTTGTAATAGCTGATCTCAACAAGTTTTTGCAAGCTGAAAACCCGCGCAGGATATTGTCTTAATTCCTCAGCTGAGACTTTACACAAACCACTGAAAAATTCAACCACTGATTCACTGGTCAGTTTAACACTATTCACGAACACTTGCTCAGTAGGTTTTCCAGTCAACTCTCTAAGAGATTGAAGCAGAGCATCTTTGGAAATTTGATTAGATCCTTGCATAACTGTTGCAGCCATTGAAGGATTAGTTACTATAAACTCAAGTCGGGAAATGCACTCAAGCACCGCAATCCATGTATCTTGCAAAGCTTCAGCATCTGAATCACATATAGCCAGTAGAGTCCGTAGTGCTTCcacatttttacttttcatatccCTTGGTACATGTAAAAGATTAAGTCTGCAAAGAAATTGCAAAAAATGTTTCAATTTCTAATCAGGAAACCACAAATTTTTCCTCATCCATCACCAAACACACTCCAgccctaagttgctcggactcttcaaaaatgtcgacgGGTGACTGTCGGATACTCCAAAAATTGtgtacttttgaaggatccgacacgggtgcggcaacatttttggagagtctgaGCAACTTAGCTCCAGCCAACCCGTCCCAAAAGCTAAAAGAAAAAGAGCTAACATTTCAGGAATTAGATACTTAGTCCAAGCTGCTTCAACTATCCAAACCGTTACACTGAACGAGTAAAATTAACAGATATGCCCAAGAGATTACCTAAGAAGAGTTGTCAAGAATGCATATCGCATGGTGTCCATCCCTAGAACATGGGTGATGTGTATTCCAGCTTTAAATCCTTCCATGCAAACACTAACCCGTGCTTTGTTATCTCCTTCCTCCATAAGAACAGCTAAAGTGGCAAGCAGTGGCCACCCTAGAGCTTCAATCATTGGACGTACAAGTTTGATATTGTGTGAATTATAAAAGACTCCTCTTTTTCCTACTTGATTTCGGAAAATAGCCTGTGTCTGCTTGATGATAGCCTCACTCTCGGATTTTGGGTCAGTTGAGGATCTCCTTCTAGGCAGTGCAAGATTGAGAATATTGACAAGGCGTCCTCTCTCCTCTGCTTCAGGCTTCTGCTTACTACTTTTTGTGATGCCAACCGAATCATCTTTCATCTTTATCTCCTCTTTAACAATTGAATCATAGATCTCCTCCAGCAGTTCCTTTGGGGCACAATCTTCTGCTTCATCAGTGGCATTCATACGTATAAAATCATCCTTTGACATTTTTGGCCAGACCATTGGGTTGTGAGCATCCGTATTCAGCATTATAACTGCATATGCTAGAATATATGCTACGTCTGCATTCTTGAATAAGCCAGGATTGTCTGCACAGTAACTGTTTAAAGAAATCGCGTTCAGCCCAAGCAATTGACATTgttacaaatgataaatttgggTTACAAATGATGAATTTGGGTTACTAATGCAAGTAACTTATCCATCAAATGTTTCAGGAACACCTATTACAGAAACCAAGCATCTAAGGATATAACAACTTCTAATCCTCATCTTCCCCTTCTGAAAGCCTATTAGTTAGTAttaggttaaaaaaaaaaaaaaaaacttgtgggattacactgggtatgttgttgtatctaGATTGAATAGGTTTGATCATTGGCACTTACCCTCCGACTCTTTTCTGACATAAATTAAGATATATGGTTGTCTACAAAAATAGATCAAATTGTAGGCCCTTATTCCAGCCACAACATGAACTTTTCCAGTAACAAGaagctttttttcttttgatataaaAAAACAAACTTTGTTACCAATGGCATATGAGATCATAAAAGTAGAAAAAGGTACAACTCAGCACAAATGCAATTCGTGTAATCTGTAAGTGAAAAGGGGCAGATTTTCACTTGCTAAAGTCAACgtacactcttttttttttttttgagaaagttaaaaaaaaaaaaaaaaaagtcaatgtACACTCTTTTCCAAGCATATTATCATCATTCACAAAGGTTATTTGTCTGAGGGTTATAACCAATCTTATCTGTCTGTTTTTGTGCACATCCTAAACCCAGAGAGATGCAGTACTAAACATTTCATCATTATTGAATACAGTGAATGCTCCACAATAACAGCATGACAAAACTACTGGCTGATATAGTATTTGGCACTATGCCATTTGTTTACTGCACTATACATAAATCCATGGACTAGTTTATTCCAGAATTGAACATGATGCAGAGGAGATTTCACTGTTCTTAAGCCACAGAGCAGTGAGTGGCAAAGAGATCAATCATGTTTAAATACTCTCAATTACTatgctttttatttattttcggCATTTCTATCTGGTTACTCATTTCTCATATGTATTATCACAAAAGGACAATATCTCAAAGATTGAAAACAGGGACAAATCCCACTGCTCAGCAAATGTGTGCATAAGGCACTTTAGAGATTCAGGATGGAGGTACAAGCTTATTTTGTGTGTGTGTAGGGGGGGGGGCTAGAGACACTACACTTTTGGATGCGGTTTGTCAAGGAATGATTTCAGCATAAATATACTATTCAACGTTGGAAATGGGAGGAGAGTTAACTTTTGGAGACATAGGTGGTGTGGGATAACTTACTGAAAGATGAATTTCAGAATTTGTATAGAATGCCATGCCAAGGAGAAGTGAAGGTCCAGCAAATTAGGGAGACTTGGGTTGGAGAGACTTTTTGGGTTTGAGATTTAGAATGAATTTCCATAATTGTAAGGCGTCTGATCCAAAGGTTGATGGCTCTCATTCGACTGCAAGTCAATCTGGTGGATAACCCTAATGCTCTGTGGTGGGTTATGGGGAATGGAATCTTCTCTGTTAAATCTTTCTGTAAGAAACTTCTTATCATGGAGGAGGTTGTCTTCCATGTGATGCAATATGGATACCACAAGTGCCGAGGAAGGTGTGCTTTTTCTCTTGGCTAGCTGCTAGAGGGTTGATTCTGACAGTGGAAAATCTTAGAAAAAGGAAGGTTGTATGTGTCAGCTGATGTTACTTGTGTAAGGAAGCGGGTGAAGAAGTGGATCATCTTCCCATACATATTGGCTTTACCATGAGATTATGGTGGGACATGCTTCGATGGTTAGGAACTTCTTGGGCAATGCCAAAAGTTGTGAAAGATCAGATGTTTTGTTGGAGAAGCGGGCAAAGGAGGAGAATACGTAGGGCATGGAACTTGGTCCGCCTTGCATTGAGTGGGTTATTTGGAAAGAGAGAAATATGAGAGCTTTTGAGGGGGTAAGGTTGAGTTTTACCCAAGTAAGGAGTATCCTCCGGTCACTTATCTTCTTTTGGTGCACCCATAAAGCTCTCTGTTGTATAGAAGAAGGGGTAGATTTTGTAGAGAATGATACTTTGTAAATTCATTACCTTTTGGTATATCCCTTGTATACGGTTAGCTCagccatttttaaaaataaaatacttttacCTTGTCAAAGAAAAAGGGTATTCAGAAGGATGACACCTCAATGATATTGGGAACTTTAAATGAGTGCCTACCGCTCTGCAAACTTTTCCATAATGCGATCTATCTTCTGAGCTTCCCCAGGAAGCCGGAACCCTTTAAGAAATTCACGAATTGCCAAATCAAATTTCATTCCAGAAAAATTCATAGAGTCAACATAAGCATGCATGACAGCCACAGGAAACTCCTCATGCTGACCCAAGTAGTCACCAACCATAGCCTGAAACTCCAGTACAGTTAGAATTTCTGTGCAAGTCAATTAGAGAGgcaaaagaggaataaaaaacGCATAAATGATACTCTACCTTGTCCAAGCTAGGAGTACTTTTGAGAAATAGAGCAATTGAAGCTGGTGAGTTCTTAACCAGCCCATTTGATACTAGATGTTCGATTCCCATTGTTGGTTTTCGATTGAACTGCATTATTTCGAAGCAACCAAACATTAATAATCCAGCCCAAGAACATGTCAGTAATATAAAAGGCAGCAGCAAGCAGATACTTTATTCAAATAGCTGGTAAAACAGAAGAATTGAAGGCTGATAATTTCCTCATTTTCTATGAGAATGGGCCAAAAAGACATACTTCAGAAATAGCTGCTTCAACAGTAGATTTGTGGgccttcaatttctcaaagttACTGGGTAAATCATCCATGTCTCTCAGCTTATCAGGATCTCCCTTTAAAGTTTCTTCTTCAGAAGACTGACTCCTATTGCTCAGCCTTTCCGACTCCTTCCAATGCTTCTCCCATTCGACAAGAGATTTTAGCACATTTACAAGACACTATAAAGACCAAGATCCGCACAAAAGAAAAGTGTGAGGGTGAAGTATAATATTAAATTCCAACAAAAGCTCAAGAAGAAGTATCTAAAGAGATGCCTGAAGAGAAGATGCTTTGATTGATGCTATCTGGGATGTGGCAACTGAATTTGGCTCTGAGTTTTGCGTCCCTTGTGCAATTTTGGATAATGTGGTCACCTATAAGAGAAAACAAATAGAGAGAGGACATTTGAGTCATACAATAACCAAGATATTGCAAAGCCAACCtcctagagagagagagagagagagagagagagagaccaTTCGTTCAAACAAGTTAGGTGCTTGAAGATCACAATCATAGTTCACATAAAGGCCAACAAGCATCTGGGAATTGTTGCAAACTTTCTCTAGCATCCTGCAAAGACAGTGATGACAAAGATTGTAATGCTTTTGTACTAGTTTACATGCATGCAGTTATTGAAACAAGAACACGGTAAATCCATCTATGCTACTTCATTTGATAATAACATAAGATTTTTTTAATCAGGGTTCTATAAGAAGACATTAATTTGAATAGATCTAAACAATTTAATGCTAGTGTGGTGTCATCATTTCTTTTATGATGGTGGTGCACAGGTCGGCTTGTACTCATCTCGACTATTCCACCGGATACCTGCTATCTCCCACCAGCATAGGTGCCGGGTTACTATGTCACCAAAGGTTAGGCAGATgcaaagaaatcacctagtgtttttttcCCGCATTCATTGCGATTCAAACTTGATACCTCATGGTTATGCTTCCATTTCATTGACCATTAGACCACACCACATCCTTTGGTGATGATACcataatattttcaacttttataATCATGATTACACCCGAATGACAAACTTGTACAAAAAGGTAATACCGTATAAGTGTGAAAAAACTGGTTTGTGACAAATATCATATCCAAGATATGTGTATATTCTGCATTCTAATAAGtaaaagaaaagggaaatatCATAAAAGCAAAGATATTGGGTTTTGCATTATAAAAATAGAAATCCACagatttgattaaatttgtacATATAAGTTGGTCTATCAGGATATTAAATTGGCTTTTACACGTTCATATGTTGTACTATATTGTTTCGAGTTAGGGTTAGGTTTTATTCGTTTTTTTATAAATTGGAGCGGTTATTATATAGTCATATTACAGCGTCTACATACAGGGCTCAAGtttctttttcaaaagaaaattgttaagtgaaTGTGTTAACTTAGCAATCTTTCAAATTCATCATATTTAGGAAATTCAACTACATTTTTATAGCATGGATCTCTAAAGGAATGAGGTTGAACTTTTTCTAGTGCCTTGATGCCTTAGGcaagaaaagaagagagagagagatagccTTTTGTAGATTCATTTCCACACTGCCTTGTTTCTTAATCTTCATGGGAAATCTAATGATTTTGTTATTTATCATTCCTTTTTACCCATTAAATATCTTCTCCACTATCTACTGCACCACAAAATTTCATTTCCATATTTTACTCTTGAAGATTTTTGATCATGTGaagtttcttcattttttttaaaaacgaaATCAtgtgatatttcttcttttttgtgaAGTAATGATTATATTAACAAGATAAAACATAATGACACGTCTATATACAAGAATAATACCAAAAAATAGAATACCTATaaaaaaacatgattttctaCAAACAACACCTAATCATGTATACATAAAGGAACCTCACGAGTGCACCAAAAAGAAACAAGGGATAAGAGGTTATTCCTCAATTGTGCAAAGTTCATCTAATATGTCTTATTAACATATTAGAACCTCACAAGTGCACCagaaagatgcatggtgctacacaaattagatatgagaaagtaggaGAAAGAAGTGTGGTGGCCTAACTTTTGCTAACATGATCATTGGCTGGATGGGCGGTATATATCGGTTATAGCCGCCCGCCAACAGCGGAAGCTCTTTGATTCTCTACCAAGATCGTAGAGGCTTTGACACTATGTGAGAAGTATGAGAAGAATATTATtaaattgttgtaactacattattacattgagacttTATTTATAGATagtacattccaatccttttcctattAGGGCACTACATTGCAATCTCTTTCCAAGTAGGATTATATATGTTAAtcttattcctactcatattctaacaaagGTAAAAGGAGTTCTCCACTCTGTCAAAGGCTCCTGTCCTGCTCCCTCCAAACTATCCACAAGGTAGCATGCGAAGCCAACTACTAGATTAGGCATCTATATTGGTATGAAGTCAAGAATGATTTTCTCCAAAATAACATTAAGCAAGAGGTCAATATGGACTAACCATCTAATTTTGTGCCTACGGAGAGTACGGTATAGTATATCAATGTAGATGCTCACTTTATGATCTGAAAAACTTTCTAATAGATAAGGTTGGACATTTCAATTCTGTAGTTCAGCCGTTTGGATAAGTCAATTAAAGTCTGATCATCCTGTTTTATATCAATGCTCTACGCAACGTACTATAAATTGTTTGTGTGGATGAAAGTTATTACAGGAGATGACCAAGAAACCATTGAGACACTAGGCGTCATTTGTTTGCACATAATGAAGGTCTGAATCTGACTGGTTCAGCCTTAAgtcattaagtgcatttgtttacATTTTGGATATAAGCATTTATTGGTTTGAATATGTCTTAATCATTAAGATCTTGAACAAAGTCTTAATATCATTAATAGGTATTTTTGTGTGAATAATTTTCACTACCAACCACCTCTTCTATCATAACAACTGTTGTTAGTCGCTACCACACTTACCATCTCCATCATTGTTATTATAAACACTGCCACCACTGTGACCAATCCTTAGTACTAACCACCCTACACAATCAAACTAACACCGCAACCACTgttaacaaccacagagtcttCAACCACCTACACCGCCAGctactaacatcaaccaacttaaccatcacaaccaccaccaccaccaccatcaaccaCCACCATCACGCCAGTAACTATAACACCAACCACCTCTATcctcacaactatcaccaccatcATTACTAGCCTCTAGCACCAAGCATTGCAAACACAAACGATCTCCACCATCACTAGGGacagaaaatttcaatttttaatcgaataatgattttattttattaaagttgtATTCGTTTTATattaagtattttattatttgaatcgTATATTTATCGTGTATATTTATAATTAAtgagaaggggagccttggagtaactagtaaagttgctgccatgtgaccaggaggtcacgggttcaagccttggaaacagcctctggcagaaatgcaaggtaaggctgcgtacgatacacccttgtggtggggcccttccccggacaccgcgcatagcggtaactttagtgcaccggactgccctttttttttttaatttataattaatgaTGCACattcaaatcttgaaaataaacaGTCATAATCATTCATTTGAATCAAAAAAACAGTCATAATCATTGAGTGTTCATATCTAGAGACATCATTTTAATTACTCCGATGAGCACACAGATCCAGATGTCTTAGTCTTAATGCAAAACAAATGGGGCCTATGGCAATTCAGTCTCTTCCAGATAAGGACCTAGGAACAACTTAAGTAATTGGACATATAGTCTGTTCATACATTAAGTGTGATCAACTCATCAAGGAAATATGCTCTCGAAACCATCAATGAAACCGGCAGGACTAGGTATATCAATTGATTCACCTACAGCGCCTAAGGTCGAGCAACTTTCTGGAAAAGAACCTTAGCTTATCCAAACTGCTATGGCAGATTAATTGGTAAgttgaactattacatccccgaaactttttctttccttttcttttagtttAGTGTTGTCGGTCAATTTTCACAACATGATCCTGATGGTCCATAGGATGCAATGTACACATCCTTCAAATGTATCAAGGTTGTGAACTACATGAAGATTGAGAATACTGAGTGATCTATGCAGTTCAGTGAGACTCTATCGCTTGGAAAAAGTAAAAGGTGCGGTCATGTTAAGTAGTTAACAAATCAAGTGCAAAAGAACTATTCTCATTTGAGCAAAAATCATACCGTGGAACGCTTGTTTTTGCATTCAGGTCTGTGCCATCCAGTGGACGTAGGACAATTAAGGGAAAgaaaataccaatttcaccctgaaaatcaatttttgatttgcaaccaatcaaattttgaaatagaTACCTTATAATCTCAATATAAAGTGTAAACACTGTACCTTGAGACATTCCCTGAATCGCAATAATAGGACTGAGAAAATTCCTGTAGCATACTGCCAAATTATGGACAGTTATTAAAGAGTTGAACATCAGAAGAGTTTCAAaagaatatcaataacatgaGTGTATAGTTTCAGAAAGCAAAATTAAAAACCTGAAATATGGTAGGTGACTGTGAAACTGATGCTCTTAGTAAAACATATGAAAGATAAGCCTTCACAGAGTCCATAAACTGAAAGTTTTTCGTGAATGAATCGCTAATTCCCTCCAAAAGGCCCTGCAGTTTGATTATgcaaaaatattttgttataacTAAGCAAAGTTTCATTGATTGAAACCATCATTAAGAAAACGCTGGTGCAATATACAGCTAAGGTTTTACATGAAGTGCACGGTGCTGATAAAATCAAGTATGGCTTCAACTTCATTTACAATTGCCATCTTACACCAACAAGCTAAGCAAAAGTATGACGCAAAAAAAAATTAGTAGCTAACAGGGATTCCTGTTAAGGGATAAAGAGTATGAGCGTTGAGAGATTTACGCTCAAAAGATTCCCGGTGATGAGGGAAAAGATAagcaaaaagaaagagaatatgTCAACTGTTACACAAGAAAAATgctcaaaaaaaaatatccacaaaaGTATTTGAACGTCGCCCAATTCGACCGCCCTTCCGATGATACTTAATTTCgaaaaaacaaaaaccaaataGCCTTGGCGAATTTACAGGAACTCCTAGTTCtattcactaataatttttttaagataaGTCAACCAGCATCTCCAAGTTCCCTACGTAGATCAAG encodes the following:
- the LOC107852876 gene encoding brefeldin A-inhibited guanine nucleotide-exchange protein 5, with product MAGGAAGGFITRALESMLKECSNKKYSALQTAIQSYIDNSKACSQQSLSTESDAATSSAVDQSSHDTGASKNEAASVDSTTASPSGEGTEQISGSASHSGTIVTALAQAGNTLSQAQAELVLTPLRLAFETKNGKIMELALDCLHKLIAYDHLEGDLGLDGKKNVTLFTDILNRVCGCVDNLSPDSTTLQVLKVLLTAVASAKFRVHGESLLGVIRVCYNIALNSKSPINQATSKAMLTQMLSIVFRRMENDLGSRSCEPVVHQEATDTNGPSIKVEEVSDNDPEDKEMTEGGDAPNVIQAKDKSVASVEELQSFVGGADIKGLEAALEKAVHLEDGEKVTSGIELERMSPGEHDALLLFRTLCKMGIKEDNDEVTVKTRILSLELLQGLLEGISDSFTKNFQFMDSVKAYLSYVLLRASVSQSPTIFQYATGIFSVLLLRFRECLKGEIGIFFPLIVLRPLDGTDLNAKTSVPRMLEKVCNNSQMLVGLYVNYDCDLQAPNLFERMVTTLSKIAQGTQNSEPNSVATSQIASIKASSLQCLVNVLKSLVEWEKHWKESERLSNRSQSSEEETLKGDPDKLRDMDDLPSNFEKLKAHKSTVEAAISEFNRKPTMGIEHLVSNGLVKNSPASIALFLKSTPSLDKAMVGDYLGQHEEFPVAVMHAYVDSMNFSGMKFDLAIREFLKGFRLPGEAQKIDRIMEKFAERYCADNPGLFKNADVAYILAYAVIMLNTDAHNPMVWPKMSKDDFIRMNATDEAEDCAPKELLEEIYDSIVKEEIKMKDDSVGITKSSKQKPEAEERGRLVNILNLALPRRRSSTDPKSESEAIIKQTQAIFRNQVGKRGVFYNSHNIKLVRPMIEALGWPLLATLAVLMEEGDNKARVSVCMEGFKAGIHITHVLGMDTMRYAFLTTLLRLNLLHVPRDMKSKNVEALRTLLAICDSDAEALQDTWIAVLECISRLEFIVTNPSMAATVMQGSNQISKDALLQSLRELTGKPTEQVFVNSVKLTSESVVEFFSGLCKVSAEELRQYPARVFSLQKLVEISYYNMARIRMVWARIWSVLATHFIFAGSHPEEKVAMYAIDSLRQLGMKYLERAELANFTFQNDILKPFVVLMRSSRSETIRRLIVDCIVQMIKSKVGSIKSGWRSVFMIFTAAADDELETIVESAFENVEQVILEHFDQVVGDCFLDCVNCLIRFANNKTSHRISLKAIALLRICEDRLAEGLIPGGALKPVDTAEDATCDVTEHFWFPMLAGLSDLTSDPRPEVRNCALEVLFDLLNERGGKFSSTFWENIFHRVLFPIFDHVRHAGKENLSSNDEWPRDSSIHSLQLLCNLFNTFYKNVCFMLSPLLGLLLDCAQKADQSVVEISLGALVHLIEVGGHQFSYNDWDTLLESIRNASYATQPLELLNDLGFENLKHQASLHSVAENGNGGGRSSDVLDDTHGSERLADLEEIGGIPSPSGRSERPSGPEGLDRSQTIGQKIMGNMMDNRFIRSFTSKPKIQASDILPNSPSKLLADDVEPEAKDEDESSILATIRSKCITQLLLLSAIDSIQKKYWNKLKPTHKITIMDILFSVLEFAASYNSYSNLRLRMRQIPAERPPFNLLRQELAGTSIYLDILQKTTAGINSEREESTETTVAQSGNSYMNNDAASNDKFQQRGSIKEDKFQQIAEEKLVSFCGQVLREASEFQSCTAESANMDVHRVLELRSPIIVKVLRGMCSMNSQIFRSHLREFYPLITKLVCCDQMDVRGSLADLFNMQLNPLLAQSY